In Drosophila busckii strain San Diego stock center, stock number 13000-0081.31 chromosome 3R, ASM1175060v1, whole genome shotgun sequence, the sequence aactaaaattgcaaactaaGGCTGCCAAATAGAATAACTGtgttcattaaataaatatattatacaatGGAAGAGGTATGATATATACTAGCTATATGATTTACTTTTCAGTTGCGCTTGTCTGTCACATAGGCACatctataaaaaattctttaaaaaaataaaaacaaatacacacacacatatgtgtatcgtgcgtgtgtgtatggctCATTAAAAAAGCTTTCAGAACTGTCATATGTTTTTTTGCGGCGGCGGCCTTCTCACAGTCAACATACTAAtgtcaaacaacaacaaaaacagcaacaatagcatcACCTTCATTCAACAGCTAGCTGAGCGATATCTCAGTTTCCAGTGCAAGtttattgtgttttgttttatagcaaaaagtggagaatttcattcatttaagctgcaattacataaataaactgGATAAGTTTGTCTCTCGTGCGCTCTTTTTATTGCATGCTCTCATACCTATATCGCTCTTACATCAATTAGCCGCCAGTCAgtcgctgcgtatacgtaatctcTGTATTTTGTGCACTAATCTCGTATTTTTCCATTGTTGCTTACTGAAATTAGCCAATTACTATTGCTAATTGGTTACTGTACGCTATACAGTTAGCACTATATGCACCAACTTTGGCTTTTACGACACTCTAAGAAAGTTTATccattgattgattgatttactCATTGTTTTGagccaaatatttgcatttacttgGCTTACTGTGACGCTTAACGACAATGAACAATCGCACTGACCTTGACAagaacaaattgcaaaagtgTGCTGTGTGTTTGAATTTCCATAAAGTTGGCAAAACGAATAAACCTAAATGAAAGGCACAACAGACACGGAGCTGCTCGCATGCCACAGTCAGTCAAAGCAGCCGCCGCCTCATGCGCCATGAACCTCACCCCCAGCAGCCGCGACCTTTAAGCAACAGTGAAATAACCtcattataatttgttttaaactaacacaaaatattgcaagcaaCTGTTACTTGATGCCTGCACACGAGGCGTATGTGCAACATTTTACGCTTGTTAGCGCTGCAAGTAAACTCGAAACACTtccgtgtatgtgtgtgtgtgtatgaattattaaacaagtgtgtgtgtgtgtgttgcgcttCAAACTGAATGTGAATAATGAAAGTTctcttttgatttatgtgaaACAAGCTGCTCAAAAACTTGTTTGTGCTTTAAAgaattaagcattaaataaaaacaagacaaACAATATGTTTATAGCAGTCAcgctatgcatatttatttacttttatgttGATAAGCTCAAAtaccaaaatattattattatttcacaTTTTCACAATAACATCTGCAAAATGCACACACTTGTTTACACTCGCTGCCAAGACAGagaaaattacaatttaaacgCGTGATAATGTTATTGCGTCAGTGCATTAATTGATAAATGCGGCTGACAACACACTCAGCGAAATTTACTTGTTGACAGcattacaataacaacaacaacaacaacaacagtggaGTGAGCGAATTAAGCTAAAGCAACTGCTTAAAACTCGCTCTTTGCCAATTGTTTTTGGGCAAACCACGCTCttgtcaacaaattgtttgcaaacaaACCATAAAACTGAATTTATATTGACAGTTGCAAGcaaagagcgcaagagagGGCGACAAACTAAGAGCGCGCGATCAACAGTTGGTAATTGCAAAGTAAGACAAAATGCGCAAGTGCGGGCACAGACGACCATAATAAACGCTGCACGTACAGTACATATAAGCAAGCACTAAAAACTTACTGttgatatgaaaattaattcaaaataaagttaCAAAATAAGATAGATAatatagtatttaaaaataaaatagaaaatatattgagTATAAATGGAATCTGCGCTCTTAGCGAAACTATAAGACTCATTTCTACACTTTGATGTACAGCGTCGAATAAGATAAAACATGCCGCTCTCTCACAGCTGTAGTGGTTGTTTAGCTGCGGGAACGGCACTCTCTCGCAAAAATTCTGCTCCAACAAATGCTGGGAGAGTGAACGAACGCAAGCAAATTGGCCGCACAGTCTGTTTTGTGTGCTTGAAGAACTTTAACGAGTTCGATTTGGTTCGATTCAGTTCAAGTTGATGAGCTAATTACTACACCAGCAGCTTattggaaaacaaaaaacaattgcaagtgtaaatatttaagcaaacaaaatgccgATTGTTGCTGTAAGTCAAATatcttaataatttttgccaaaGAGCACACATATAGACATACGCATGACACGtgtagctttgctttgcaaagAGAGTACAAAACTTTGCTTGTAAATAACGCGCTCTCTCACGCAcgcactctctctccctctttcTGTTTTGCAGACTCCCTCGTTTTTAAAGCGCGCTAGCACCGATAAACTACGTGATGTCTTCCTTAAGTATGCTTCAATGCAAAAGGATGGCGAACATTACATGACCAGCGAGGATTTTGTGCGAAAGTTTTTGGGCCTATTCACGGAGAACGCTTTCAATGATGtaagtatttaaaagcaaatgcaaacaactcAACGCAGCTGGGTCATTGCAAGGTTAAACACAGTGCACTGTATTTGATAAGCGCTAACAGCTGTTAGTTCTCTTATCAGCTGTAAATTGCTTTGGCGCTTACCTTCgccataaaattgcataaaatctGTGCAGCCTAGTCAAACATTAAAAACTATATTAAATCATATAGTATTATCAGCATACTGATTCATATGCTGGGGCGACATAATCACTTGGCTTCCTCGTGCTGTGACGAACGTCAATTTAATTAGTTCTGTTATCAATTGTTTGACTAGGCGCATGCATAACTTGAAATGATTTGTTTCAGGTGCGCTGAACTGTGGGTTGAAGTCTTTTTTGGATTAGCGATAAAAAGTGTTTAAAGGTCTAATGTGCGTTCTTATTATTCTGCATATCAATTATTAGGAATCGGTGCGTCTATTGGCCGGCATAGCGGATACGAGTAAAGATGGCCTCATATCATTCTCAGAGTTTCAAGCGTTTGAGGGTCTGCTCTGTGCACCCGATGCGCTCTATAGAACCGCCTTTCAGCTATTTGATCGCAAGGGCAACGGCACCGTTGCCTATGGTAAGCTATGCTAACTCTTAAATAAATTCCTATTAATGTAAAGTCTTTTTGCAGATGATTTTGCTGAAGTCGTACAAAAAACGGAACTGCACTCAAAGATACCTTTTAGCTTAGATGGTACATTTATTAAACGCTACTTTGGTGACGTAAGTCAGACACTCaagacagcagcaagcaactcCATATCCATATCCATCTTCATATTCATTGCAGAAGAAACAACGCCTTATCAACTATGCTGAATTTACGCAATTGCTGCACGATTTTCATGAGGAGCATGCAATGGAGGCATTCCGTAGCAAGGATCCAGCTGGCACTGGATTCATATCACCCTTAGATTTTCAGGATATTATTGTTAAGGTTAAGCGGCATTTACTCACGCCCGATGTCAAGGATAACTTGGTGGCAGTAAGTTTGACAAATTACCAATTACCTGACATATTTTACTAAAGTCTTCCGCTGTAGGTTACTGAGGGTCACCGCGTGAGCTTCCCGTATTTTATCGCATTTACCTCGCTGCTGAACAACATGGAACTAATCAAGCAGATCTATCTGCATGCCACCAAGGGCACTCGCACCGAAATGGTGACAAAGGACGAGCTGCTCTATGCTGCCCAAACTATGAGCCAGATAACGCCACTCGAGATTGATATACTCTTCCAGCTAACGTCGGCTGTGAATCAACCGGGGTAATTTCAATAACTTAAAGTagattagcaacaacaacaaagcaaagataATTGGGCGCTTTAATTGATTAGCTTCAGTGTATATGTCCTTCtataattaacatttgcatttgtttcttttttattctCTCCTTTTGCACtcattttgcatacaaaataaattcttaatattattgcatttgtcAAAATAGTAAACGCTGGTGGAAGCGCAAAAAGATTGCGCCAAGTAGGCAAGTGAGATTTTCTTTTCATGAGCAATCCTAGCTTCAAATCTCCTTCAATCTTTATGCATCTTATGCCCTATAAAACTTTGGTTATTATACATTTAACTTATGCAGATTTCTATTTTAATAGCCGCATCGACTACAGTGACCTGAGCAACATTGCACCTGAGCATTATACAAAGCATATCACGCATCGTCTGGCTGAGATCAAAGCAGTGGATAGTCCAAATGATCGCTCCGTTCTTATACAAATGCTGGAAGCCACCTACCGCTTTACTTTGGCCTCCTTTGCAGGCGGTAAGTGTGTCCTTAAATTCGGTTATTTACCTTaatacattatttaattaaatatagctACTGGCGCAACTGTTGTCTATCCCATTGATCTGGTGAAAACGCGCATGCAGAATCAACGCACGGGCTCCATGATTGGTGAAGTCGCTTATCGCAACTCTTGGGATTGCTTTAAGAAGGTAAGCCCatataaattaactatttGGGTTACAGGGTTACAGGGTTTCTTTTGAGCCTGAggttcattttaataattaggCATATAAACCACTCAAAATTATCCAAGACCTTCGGTTCAAGGGATCAAATCATTGTGAATCCAGGAATTCAAATAGTGGAAGTCCATTATGAAGCTTAAAAAACAACTTAAATGATTGTTTCTTAGCTagaaatttattgtaaatggCTTAagcttattgaatttttgaCTTCCTgtgatttttttaaaacactttcttattattaaacaTACTGCATAATGTAAATCacatttaaacataaaatttagtttatgtttgAATCTGATGGACGAGATCATTTGTCATTATGATAGTTTTCGATACCTAGGTGTTTccatttctttcttttttacttttctGATAAAACTGCTTAAGCAAACCAATCATTCGGAAGTTTTCGCTCTGGTTCGGAATATAAAATCTGAAGCTCAGCCATGTCTACAcgataataattatatttgcttactCCATAGGTTATTCGCCACGAGGGTGTCCTGGGTCTGTATCGCGGCTTGCTGCCCCAGCTTATGGGCGTGGCGCCTGAGAAGGCCATCAAGCTGACCACCAACGATTTTGTGCGAGACAAGTGTACGGATGAGCGTGGCAATATTCCACTGTGGGGCGAAGTGTTGGCTGGTGCTTGTGGTGGTGCTGCCCAGGTGATCTTTACCAATCCTCTGGAGATAGTCAAGATACGCTTGCAAGTGGCTGGCGAGATTGCTGGCGGCTCCAAGATACGCGCGTGGACTGTAGTGCGCGAACTTGGCTTTCTGGGACTCTACAAGGGCGCGAGGGCGTGTCTGCTGCGCGATGTCAATTTCTCAGCCATTTACTTCCCAGCTTATGCGCATACCAAGTCGGCGCTGGCCGACAAGGATGGCTACAACAGTCCGCTGTCGCTGTTGGCTGCGGGCGCCATAGCTGGCGTGCCGGCCGCTTCGCTGGTGACACCCGCTGATGTGATAAAGACGCGTCTGCAGGTGGCTGCGCGCACGGGTCAGACTACCTATACGGGTGTCTGGGATGCTACCAAGAAGATTATGGCCGAAGAGGGACCTCGCGCCTTCTGGAAGGGCACAGCCGGTAAGCTCGCAACTCTTCAACGAAATTTTGACTTTATATTAATGCTATTTACTCTCTTTCTAGCGCGCGTCTGTCGCTCCTCGCCGCAGTTTGGTGTCACCCTGGTCACCTACGAGCTACTGCAGCGTCTCTTCTATGTTGACTTTGGCGGTAGTCAGCCTAAGGGCTCACAGGCTGGCAAGACGTCCATGCCACTGGGCAGCACT encodes:
- the LOC108604370 gene encoding calcium-binding mitochondrial carrier protein Aralar1 isoform X1, which translates into the protein MPMLHLSPINWIVQCQDTPSFLKRASTDKLRDVFLKYASMQKDGEHYMTSEDFVRKFLGLFTENAFNDESVRLLAGIADTSKDGLISFSEFQAFEGLLCAPDALYRTAFQLFDRKGNGTVAYDDFAEVVQKTELHSKIPFSLDGTFIKRYFGDKKQRLINYAEFTQLLHDFHEEHAMEAFRSKDPAGTGFISPLDFQDIIVKVKRHLLTPDVKDNLVAVTEGHRVSFPYFIAFTSLLNNMELIKQIYLHATKGTRTEMVTKDELLYAAQTMSQITPLEIDILFQLTSAVNQPGKRWWKRKKIAPSSRIDYSDLSNIAPEHYTKHITHRLAEIKAVDSPNDRSVLIQMLEATYRFTLASFAGATGATVVYPIDLVKTRMQNQRTGSMIGEVAYRNSWDCFKKVIRHEGVLGLYRGLLPQLMGVAPEKAIKLTTNDFVRDKCTDERGNIPLWGEVLAGACGGAAQVIFTNPLEIVKIRLQVAGEIAGGSKIRAWTVVRELGFLGLYKGARACLLRDVNFSAIYFPAYAHTKSALADKDGYNSPLSLLAAGAIAGVPAASLVTPADVIKTRLQVAARTGQTTYTGVWDATKKIMAEEGPRAFWKGTAARVCRSSPQFGVTLVTYELLQRLFYVDFGGSQPKGSQAGKTSMPLGSTLSHAAPNPDHIGGYNAAVPLLAGIESKFGLYLPRFGRVAASSSNTATGS
- the LOC108604370 gene encoding calcium-binding mitochondrial carrier protein Aralar1 isoform X2; its protein translation is MPMLHLSPINWIVQCQDTPSFLKRASTDKLRDVFLKYASMQKDGEHYMTSEDFVRKFLGLFTENAFNDESVRLLAGIADTSKDGLISFSEFQAFEGLLCAPDALYRTAFQLFDRKGNGTVAYDDFAEVVQKTELHSKIPFSLDGTFIKRYFGDKKQRLINYAEFTQLLHDFHEEHAMEAFRSKDPAGTGFISPLDFQDIIVKVKRHLLTPDVKDNLVAVTEGHRVSFPYFIAFTSLLNNMELIKQIYLHATKGTRTEMVTKDELLYAAQTMSQITPLEIDILFQLTSAVNQPGRIDYSDLSNIAPEHYTKHITHRLAEIKAVDSPNDRSVLIQMLEATYRFTLASFAGATGATVVYPIDLVKTRMQNQRTGSMIGEVAYRNSWDCFKKVIRHEGVLGLYRGLLPQLMGVAPEKAIKLTTNDFVRDKCTDERGNIPLWGEVLAGACGGAAQVIFTNPLEIVKIRLQVAGEIAGGSKIRAWTVVRELGFLGLYKGARACLLRDVNFSAIYFPAYAHTKSALADKDGYNSPLSLLAAGAIAGVPAASLVTPADVIKTRLQVAARTGQTTYTGVWDATKKIMAEEGPRAFWKGTAARVCRSSPQFGVTLVTYELLQRLFYVDFGGSQPKGSQAGKTSMPLGSTLSHAAPNPDHIGGYNAAVPLLAGIESKFGLYLPRFGRVAASSSNTATGS